A single window of Candidatus Taylorbacteria bacterium DNA harbors:
- a CDS encoding response regulator, which produces MKKILIVEDDIFLGDVLLQKLKHGGYDAYLARDGALGFKQIKELKPDLVLLDLILPSMTGFEILEQKLKDPAISSIPVIVVSNSGQAVEIDRVLALGVEDYLIKAEFNPDEVLQKIKLQLGETGAPEREEKKSATSGPSSLKDKKIMWVEDDAFLSDIIARKLANQGCKLLHEINGELALKTAEREIPDIVLLDILLSGIDGYEILRRLKANDLVKHIPVIMLSNFGQQADIDKAKDMGAERFLIKATVTLDEIIEEIKNVLEGKKKA; this is translated from the coding sequence ATGAAAAAAATTCTTATTGTTGAAGATGACATATTTTTGGGAGACGTGCTCCTCCAAAAATTAAAGCACGGCGGATATGACGCGTATTTGGCGCGAGACGGCGCATTGGGTTTCAAGCAGATTAAGGAACTTAAACCTGACTTGGTGCTTCTTGACCTAATTCTTCCCTCGATGACTGGGTTTGAAATTCTGGAACAGAAATTAAAAGACCCGGCCATTTCTAGTATTCCCGTCATTGTTGTGTCCAATTCAGGGCAGGCTGTTGAGATTGACCGCGTGCTTGCTCTCGGCGTAGAGGACTATCTCATAAAAGCGGAGTTCAATCCCGATGAAGTGCTCCAAAAAATTAAGCTTCAACTCGGAGAGACAGGTGCGCCTGAAAGAGAAGAAAAAAAATCAGCGACTTCGGGCCCGTCTTCTCTTAAAGACAAGAAAATAATGTGGGTGGAGGATGATGCGTTCTTGAGCGACATTATCGCGAGGAAGCTTGCTAATCAGGGTTGCAAACTTTTACATGAAATCAACGGCGAACTGGCGCTCAAGACCGCCGAGAGGGAAATTCCGGATATTGTGCTTTTGGATATTCTTCTTTCGGGAATTGACGGATATGAGATATTAAGAAGGCTTAAAGCGAATGACCTCGTCAAGCACATTCCGGTCATTATGCTTTCCAACTTCGGACAGCAGGCGGATATCGACAAGGCAAAAGATATGGGAGCAGAACGTTTTCTCATCAAAGCAACAGTGACGCTGGATGAAATAATTGAAGAGATAAAAAATGTTCTCGAGGGGAAGAAAAAAGCCTGA